In Syngnathus typhle isolate RoL2023-S1 ecotype Sweden linkage group LG14, RoL_Styp_1.0, whole genome shotgun sequence, one genomic interval encodes:
- the LOC133166981 gene encoding gastrula zinc finger protein XlCGF8.2DB-like isoform X2, with protein sequence MTTEADEEQCEEPHSKADNTTSQSWNNNQSDDTKASSETEEEPKGNPTHDEDDNHFYCPVCGKKYAYKSHLKAHMIKHSGEKPFACSICDKRFTAKRSMMRHTAMHTTGKCYSCSVCDATFSDELEMKKHKSAHTVEKHFLCSVCAKGFSHKSYLRQHMKRHTGEKPFTCSVCGRGFSHRSYLKIHMVTHTREKAFTCSVCSKSFSHRSYLGVHMRMHTGEKPFPCPVCAKSFAQSSCLRQHMVTHTGERPFHCSVCAKSYSHRSHLKQHMITHSGKKQFTCPVCDKSLSSSAYLKKHLEQHNSKKPSVSTGFEAEVEGEQAEDNLVPLSDMDDVVRRFRH encoded by the coding sequence ATGACAACAGAAGCTGATGAGGAACAGTGTGAAGAGCCACACTCAAAAGCAGACAACACAACATCCCAGTCTTGGAACAACAATCAAAGTGACGACACCAAAGCATCTTCGGAGACTGAAGAGGAACCGAAAGGGAATCCAACGCACGACGAAGATGACAATCACTTTTACTGCCCAGTATGCGGAAAAAAATATGCCTATAAAAGTCATTTGAAAGCACACATGATAAAGCACAGcggggagaaaccttttgctTGCTCAATTTGCGACAAAAGATTCACAGCTAAGCGTAGTATGATGAGACACACGGCGATGCACACGACTGGAAAATGCtactcctgttccgtttgtgacGCAACGTTCTCCGATGAGTTGGAGATGAAAAAACACAAGAGCGCGCATACGGTCGAGAAACATTTTCTGTGTTCGGTTTGCGCTAAAGGTTTCTCTCACAAATCCTACCTCAGGCAACACATGAAAAGACACACCGGGGAGAAACCATTCACATGTTCCGTTTGCGGCCGAGGTTTCTCTCACAGGTCGTATCTGAAAATACACATGGTGACGCACACCCGGGAGAAGGCTTTTACTTGTTCGGTTTGTTCGAAAAGTTTCTCCCACAGGTCTTATCTGGGAGTCCACATGAGAATgcacactggggagaaacccTTTCCATGTCCGGTTTGCGCAAAAAGTTTCGCCCAAAGCTCGTGTCTCAGACAACACATGGTAACTCACACTGGGGAGAGACCTTTTCATTGTTCAGTCTGCGCGAAAAGTTACTCGCATAGGTCGCATCTCAAACAACACATGATCACGCACAGCGGAAAGAAACAGTTTACATGTCCGGTTTGTGACAAAAGTTTGTCTAGTAGTGCTTATCTGAAAAAACACTTGGAAcaacacaattcaaaaaagcCTTCAGTCTCGACGGGCTTTGAGGCAGAAGTGGAAGGAGAACAAGCAGAAGACAACTTGGTTCCATTATCGGATAT
- the LOC133166981 gene encoding gastrula zinc finger protein XlCGF57.1-like isoform X1: protein MKQEDVPSEQNSRSPVKQEELRESPHVKEEEKEADVIAFTWTGVHVKSEEDMGQSSQLHHSQSEESSSSSQADGEPPKSKKSKREHPSDKSRFNCSQCGRTFAYKSALKTHMRTHSGEKPFACSVCGKSFTFKQNLSRHVAIHTGEKPFSCLGCDKRFFSKFELRRHMSTHSAQSTFPCSFCSQRFFHMSKLRLHLKTHTGEKPLGPSCSSDHMTTEADEEQCEEPHSKADNTTSQSWNNNQSDDTKASSETEEEPKGNPTHDEDDNHFYCPVCGKKYAYKSHLKAHMIKHSGEKPFACSICDKRFTAKRSMMRHTAMHTTGKCYSCSVCDATFSDELEMKKHKSAHTVEKHFLCSVCAKGFSHKSYLRQHMKRHTGEKPFTCSVCGRGFSHRSYLKIHMVTHTREKAFTCSVCSKSFSHRSYLGVHMRMHTGEKPFPCPVCAKSFAQSSCLRQHMVTHTGERPFHCSVCAKSYSHRSHLKQHMITHSGKKQFTCPVCDKSLSSSAYLKKHLEQHNSKKPSVSTGFEAEVEGEQAEDNLVPLSDMDDVVRRFRH from the coding sequence ggcTGACGTCATCGCGTTCACCTGGACTGGCGTCCATGTGAAGAGTGAGGAGGACATGGGTCAGTCCTCGCAGCTTCATCACAGTCAAAGTGAGGAGAGCAGCAGCTCAAGTCAAGCTGATGGAGAACCGCCAAAGAGCAAGAAATCGAAACGTGAACATCCCAGTGACAAAAGCCGATTTAACTGCTCTCAATGTGGCAGAACTTTTGCCTACAAAAGTGCTTTGAAAACGCACATGAGAACGCACAgcggagagaaaccttttgcatGCTCAGTCTGCGGTAAAAGCTTCACCTTCAAGCAGAATCTGAGCCGACACGTGGCAATCCACACAGGGGAGAAACCATTTTCCTGTTTGGGTTGCGACAAGAGATTCTTTAGTAAGTTTGAACTGAGAAGACACATGAGCACGCACAGTGCCCAAAGTACTTTTCCCTGTTCATTTTGTTCACAACgtttttttcacatgtccaaACTCAGACTACACTTGAAAACACACACCGGGGAGAAACCTTTGGGCCCAAGCTGCTCCAGTGATCACATGACAACAGAAGCTGATGAGGAACAGTGTGAAGAGCCACACTCAAAAGCAGACAACACAACATCCCAGTCTTGGAACAACAATCAAAGTGACGACACCAAAGCATCTTCGGAGACTGAAGAGGAACCGAAAGGGAATCCAACGCACGACGAAGATGACAATCACTTTTACTGCCCAGTATGCGGAAAAAAATATGCCTATAAAAGTCATTTGAAAGCACACATGATAAAGCACAGcggggagaaaccttttgctTGCTCAATTTGCGACAAAAGATTCACAGCTAAGCGTAGTATGATGAGACACACGGCGATGCACACGACTGGAAAATGCtactcctgttccgtttgtgacGCAACGTTCTCCGATGAGTTGGAGATGAAAAAACACAAGAGCGCGCATACGGTCGAGAAACATTTTCTGTGTTCGGTTTGCGCTAAAGGTTTCTCTCACAAATCCTACCTCAGGCAACACATGAAAAGACACACCGGGGAGAAACCATTCACATGTTCCGTTTGCGGCCGAGGTTTCTCTCACAGGTCGTATCTGAAAATACACATGGTGACGCACACCCGGGAGAAGGCTTTTACTTGTTCGGTTTGTTCGAAAAGTTTCTCCCACAGGTCTTATCTGGGAGTCCACATGAGAATgcacactggggagaaacccTTTCCATGTCCGGTTTGCGCAAAAAGTTTCGCCCAAAGCTCGTGTCTCAGACAACACATGGTAACTCACACTGGGGAGAGACCTTTTCATTGTTCAGTCTGCGCGAAAAGTTACTCGCATAGGTCGCATCTCAAACAACACATGATCACGCACAGCGGAAAGAAACAGTTTACATGTCCGGTTTGTGACAAAAGTTTGTCTAGTAGTGCTTATCTGAAAAAACACTTGGAAcaacacaattcaaaaaagcCTTCAGTCTCGACGGGCTTTGAGGCAGAAGTGGAAGGAGAACAAGCAGAAGACAACTTGGTTCCATTATCGGATAT